One window of Streptococcus troglodytae genomic DNA carries:
- the trmB gene encoding tRNA (guanosine(46)-N7)-methyltransferase TrmB, translating into MRVRRRKGAKEHLESNPQYVILKPEEVKGHWQEVFGNDHPIHIEVGSGKGRFITGMAAKNPQINYIGIDIQVSVLSHALDKVLDSQLPNVKLMLADGSSLTHYFADSEVERLYLNFSDPWPKRRHEKRRLTYKSFLDTYKKILPEKGEIHFKTDNRGLFEYSLASFSQYGMILEQVWLDLHASDYENNVMTEYEEKFSQKGQVIYRVEARF; encoded by the coding sequence ATGAGAGTTAGAAGACGCAAAGGCGCTAAAGAGCATCTGGAAAGCAATCCTCAATATGTTATTTTAAAACCAGAAGAAGTCAAGGGGCATTGGCAGGAAGTTTTTGGCAACGATCATCCTATTCATATTGAAGTTGGCAGTGGCAAGGGTCGTTTTATTACAGGAATGGCTGCAAAAAATCCTCAGATTAATTACATAGGGATTGATATTCAGGTTTCTGTTCTTAGCCATGCTTTGGATAAAGTTCTAGACAGTCAGCTTCCCAATGTCAAATTAATGTTGGCGGATGGTTCTAGTTTGACGCATTATTTTGCAGATAGTGAGGTTGAACGCCTTTATTTAAATTTCAGTGATCCTTGGCCTAAAAGACGGCATGAAAAACGCCGCTTGACTTATAAAAGTTTTCTTGATACTTATAAGAAAATTTTGCCAGAAAAGGGTGAAATTCATTTTAAAACAGATAATCGTGGACTTTTTGAATACAGCTTGGCAAGTTTCTCACAATATGGTATGATTTTAGAGCAGGTCTGGTTAGACTTGCATGCTAGCGATTATGAAAATAACGTTATGACAGAATATGAAGAAAAATTTTCTCAAAAAGGTCAAGTTATCTATCGTGTTGAAGCACGATTTTAA
- the rimP gene encoding ribosome maturation factor RimP: MCVRRENTIATLVDIVRPVVAPAIPKPFELIDIEYEKLGGNYVLSILIDKPEGITIEDTADLTDIISPLLDTIKPDPFPEQYMLEISSPGLERPLKTAQSLKDAVGHYINVSLYQAIDKVKVFEGDLISFDGETLTMTYLDKTHQKTVTIPYKMVAKARLAVKL, translated from the coding sequence ATGTGTGTAAGGAGGGAAAACACTATCGCAACGCTTGTTGATATTGTCAGGCCAGTAGTCGCACCTGCCATTCCAAAACCTTTTGAATTGATTGATATTGAGTATGAAAAATTAGGTGGAAACTATGTACTCAGTATTTTAATTGATAAACCCGAAGGGATTACGATTGAAGATACAGCTGATTTGACGGATATTATCAGTCCTTTGCTTGATACTATAAAGCCTGATCCATTTCCAGAACAATACATGTTGGAAATTTCAAGTCCTGGTCTAGAACGCCCTTTAAAAACTGCCCAGAGTTTAAAGGATGCTGTTGGTCATTACATCAATGTCAGTCTTTATCAAGCTATTGATAAGGTCAAAGTTTTTGAAGGTGATTTGATTTCCTTTGATGGTGAAACACTAACAATGACTTATTTAGACAAGACACACCAGAAAACTGTTACTATCCCCTATAAGATGGTTGCCAAAGCCCGTCTTGCTGTAAAACTTTAG
- a CDS encoding HIT family protein, producing the protein MNDCLFCKIVAGDIPSSKVYEDEDVLAFLDISQATKGHTLVIPKEHVRNALEMTQTQAANLFARIPKIARALQKATKANGLNIINNNEETAGQTVFHAHVHLVPRFADSDEFDIHFVQHEPDFIRLGQLAKDIQKEIEA; encoded by the coding sequence ATGAACGATTGTCTTTTTTGTAAAATTGTAGCTGGTGACATTCCCTCATCAAAAGTTTATGAGGATGAGGATGTCCTAGCCTTTCTTGATATTTCTCAAGCTACCAAGGGGCACACTCTTGTTATTCCCAAAGAGCATGTTAGAAATGCCCTTGAGATGACTCAAACACAAGCGGCCAATCTCTTTGCACGCATTCCAAAAATCGCACGCGCCTTGCAAAAGGCAACCAAGGCCAATGGCCTCAATATCATCAATAATAACGAAGAAACCGCCGGTCAAACCGTCTTTCATGCCCATGTGCATTTGGTCCCTCGCTTTGCCGATTCTGATGAATTTGACATTCATTTTGTCCAACATGAACCTGACTTTATCCGTCTTGGACAATTAGCTAAAGATATTCAAAAGGAGATTGAAGCATGA
- a CDS encoding NCS2 family permease, with protein MEKFFKLKENKTTVRTEVLAGLTTFFAMSYILFVNPSILSQTGMPSQGVFLATIIGSIAGTLMMGLYANIPYAMAPGMGLNAFFTYTVVFSLGYTWQEALAMVFICGIISIIITLTRVRRMIIDEIPDSLKKAISAGIGIFLTYIGLKNAGLLSFAIDPGTYSVSGKGAAKGLASITANSSATPSLVNFNNPAVLVAVIGIIITAFFIIKNIKGGVILSIIVTTVIAILAGVVNLSKIDFSANNPAAAVKDLGTIFGAALGNKGLGALFSDAGRIPEVLMTILAFALTDIFDNVGTLIGTGAKAGIFDVTSESTSSGLQNKMDKALFSDMVGTTVGAVAGTSNVTTFVESAAGIGAGGRTGLTAVVVALLFAVSSFFSPLLAIVPTQATAAVLLIVGIMMLSSLKDIEWSDMSQAIPAFFATVFMGLAYSITQGIATGFLFYTFSKVIKKEVKDIHPIIWVLDVLFILNFISLAVL; from the coding sequence ATGGAAAAGTTTTTTAAACTAAAAGAGAACAAAACAACTGTTCGGACAGAAGTGTTGGCCGGGCTCACAACCTTCTTTGCCATGTCCTACATTTTATTTGTTAACCCTTCTATTTTGAGTCAGACAGGTATGCCATCACAAGGTGTTTTTCTAGCAACTATTATTGGCTCTATCGCGGGAACCTTGATGATGGGACTTTATGCTAATATTCCTTATGCTATGGCACCGGGAATGGGCCTCAATGCTTTCTTTACCTATACAGTGGTTTTTTCACTTGGTTATACTTGGCAAGAAGCTTTAGCCATGGTTTTTATCTGTGGGATCATTTCAATTATTATTACCTTAACCAGAGTTCGTCGTATGATTATTGATGAAATTCCAGATAGTCTTAAAAAAGCTATCAGTGCTGGTATTGGTATCTTTTTGACATACATTGGTCTTAAGAATGCTGGTTTGTTGAGTTTTGCTATTGATCCAGGAACTTATAGCGTCTCTGGTAAAGGTGCAGCAAAAGGCCTGGCCTCTATTACAGCTAACTCTTCTGCAACACCATCGCTGGTTAATTTTAACAATCCGGCAGTTCTGGTTGCTGTTATTGGTATTATTATCACAGCTTTCTTTATCATTAAAAATATCAAAGGCGGAGTCATCCTTTCTATTATTGTAACAACTGTTATTGCTATTTTAGCGGGTGTTGTTAATCTGTCAAAAATTGATTTTTCTGCCAATAATCCAGCGGCTGCTGTTAAGGATTTGGGAACAATTTTTGGAGCAGCTCTTGGCAATAAAGGTTTGGGAGCTCTGTTTTCAGATGCCGGTCGTATTCCTGAGGTTTTAATGACTATCTTGGCTTTTGCCTTGACTGATATTTTTGATAATGTTGGAACTCTCATTGGTACAGGAGCTAAAGCTGGTATTTTTGATGTAACTAGTGAATCAACATCATCTGGTCTGCAAAATAAGATGGATAAGGCCCTGTTTTCAGACATGGTGGGAACAACGGTTGGAGCAGTTGCGGGTACTTCAAATGTGACGACTTTTGTTGAATCCGCCGCTGGTATTGGTGCCGGAGGCCGTACGGGTCTGACAGCGGTTGTCGTTGCTCTTCTTTTTGCTGTATCAAGTTTTTTCAGTCCTCTTCTTGCTATTGTTCCAACGCAGGCGACAGCAGCAGTACTTTTGATTGTCGGTATTATGATGCTATCAAGTCTCAAAGACATTGAGTGGTCTGATATGAGCCAAGCCATTCCAGCCTTTTTTGCGACTGTTTTTATGGGACTTGCTTACAGTATTACACAAGGAATTGCAACTGGTTTTCTCTTTTATACCTTCTCTAAAGTGATTAAGAAAGAAGTCAAAGATATTCATCCTATTATTTGGGTGCTTGATGTTCTTTTCATCTTGAACTTTATCAGTTTAGCTGTTTTGTAA
- the ccrZ gene encoding cell cycle regulator CcrZ, with translation MAQSDKDLTLTPLKGKSGQAYIGTYPNGDKIFVKINTTPILAALAKEQIAPQLLWAKRLGNGDMMSAQEWLDGRLLTRADMNSKQIIQVLLQMHKSKPLVNQLLQLNYKVEAPLDLLLAWERSAPYQISENAYLQSVVAEMKRNLPDFKKDYATIVHGDVRHSNWVITTSGLVYLVDWDSVRVTDRMYDVAHILSHYIPHTRWAEWLSYYGYKQNTKVFQKIKWYGQLSYLSQILKYYENRDMENVNQEIYELRKFRESF, from the coding sequence TTGGCACAATCAGATAAAGATTTAACCTTAACGCCTTTAAAGGGCAAAAGTGGTCAAGCTTATATCGGAACTTATCCAAATGGTGATAAGATTTTTGTTAAGATCAATACCACTCCCATCTTAGCTGCCTTGGCTAAGGAGCAGATTGCCCCTCAGCTTTTATGGGCAAAACGCTTAGGTAATGGCGATATGATGAGTGCTCAGGAATGGCTGGATGGCAGGCTTTTAACCAGAGCCGATATGAATAGTAAGCAAATTATACAGGTTTTGTTGCAAATGCATAAGTCGAAACCTTTGGTTAATCAATTGCTTCAATTAAATTATAAAGTTGAAGCTCCTTTAGATTTGCTTTTAGCGTGGGAACGCAGCGCGCCTTACCAAATTTCAGAAAATGCCTATTTGCAATCAGTTGTTGCTGAAATGAAGCGCAATTTACCTGATTTCAAAAAGGACTATGCAACTATTGTTCATGGAGATGTCAGACACAGCAACTGGGTGATTACAACCAGTGGTTTGGTTTATTTAGTAGATTGGGATTCTGTTCGAGTGACAGATCGCATGTATGATGTAGCTCATATTTTAAGCCATTATATTCCGCATACGCGCTGGGCAGAATGGCTGAGCTATTATGGTTATAAGCAAAATACTAAGGTTTTTCAAAAGATAAAATGGTACGGGCAACTGTCTTATTTATCACAGATTTTAAAATATTATGAAAATCGAGACATGGAAAATGTCAATCAGGAAATCTATGAATTACGCAAATTTAGAGAATCCTTTTAG
- a CDS encoding ABC transporter ATP-binding protein: protein MLKIENLTGGYVNIPVLKNISFEVADGELVGLIGLNGAGKSTTINEIIGLLQPYEGKISIDGLTLADQEMAYRKKIGFIPETPSLYEELTLKEHLEMIAMAYDIKVEAALARAQKLLELFRLEDKLDWFPIHFSKGMKQKVMIICAFLIDPSLFIVDEPFLGLDPVAISDLTQLLAAEKAKGKSILMSTHVLDSAEKMCDRFVILHHGQIRAQGSLADLRMTFGNAQANLNDIYMTLTKED, encoded by the coding sequence ATGTTAAAAATAGAAAATTTGACCGGCGGTTACGTCAACATTCCTGTCTTGAAAAATATCAGTTTTGAGGTTGCTGATGGTGAATTGGTCGGTCTTATCGGTCTCAATGGTGCAGGAAAATCAACAACTATCAATGAAATTATTGGACTTTTGCAACCTTATGAAGGCAAAATCAGTATTGATGGGTTGACGCTTGCTGATCAAGAGATGGCTTATCGAAAGAAAATTGGGTTTATTCCAGAAACACCTAGTCTTTATGAGGAATTAACCTTAAAAGAGCACTTGGAAATGATAGCCATGGCTTATGATATTAAAGTGGAAGCAGCTTTGGCGCGTGCGCAAAAACTGCTGGAACTTTTTAGATTAGAAGATAAACTGGATTGGTTTCCCATTCATTTTTCAAAGGGAATGAAGCAAAAGGTCATGATTATCTGTGCATTTCTCATTGATCCCAGTCTTTTTATTGTTGATGAACCTTTTTTGGGATTGGATCCTGTTGCCATTTCAGATCTGACTCAGCTTTTGGCAGCAGAAAAAGCTAAAGGAAAATCCATTTTGATGTCAACGCATGTTCTCGATTCTGCTGAAAAGATGTGTGATCGCTTTGTTATTTTACATCATGGACAAATCCGAGCTCAAGGAAGTCTCGCTGATTTACGAATGACTTTTGGAAATGCACAAGCCAACCTTAACGATATCTATATGACTTTGACTAAAGAGGATTGA
- the tsaE gene encoding tRNA (adenosine(37)-N6)-threonylcarbamoyltransferase complex ATPase subunit type 1 TsaE encodes MFYSQNENQLMALGQKIGQKLQAQDVLVLTGDLGSGKTTLTKGIAKGLGIKQMIKSPTYTIVREYEGRLPLYHLDVYRIGDDPDSIDLDDFLFGDGVTVIEWGELLDDSLLSDYLTVRLDKTEDGRQITLLSHGLRSQQLVEELEHG; translated from the coding sequence ATGTTTTATAGCCAAAATGAAAATCAGCTAATGGCCCTTGGACAGAAAATTGGTCAAAAACTGCAAGCTCAAGATGTTCTTGTTCTGACAGGCGATTTAGGATCTGGAAAAACCACTCTGACAAAAGGAATTGCCAAAGGGTTGGGGATTAAGCAGATGATTAAGAGTCCAACCTATACGATTGTTCGTGAATATGAGGGACGGCTGCCGCTTTATCATTTGGATGTCTATCGAATTGGTGATGATCCTGACTCTATTGATCTGGATGATTTTCTTTTTGGAGATGGTGTAACAGTGATTGAGTGGGGAGAACTCTTAGATGACAGCCTTTTGAGCGATTATTTGACAGTCCGTTTAGATAAAACAGAAGATGGCAGACAAATTACCTTATTATCTCATGGTCTGCGCTCTCAGCAATTGGTTGAAGAACTTGAGCATGGCTGA
- a CDS encoding Cof-type HAD-IIB family hydrolase, which produces MIKKMIAIDLDGTLLKSDGTLSDYTVAIIKKIQEQGHLVIITTGRPYRMALEFYKILGLKTPMINFNGSLIHIPEKKWAGEHKVRIDRRYLFDVLKNEKAFEADFIASEYRKKFYLTLDHRHAIKPEIFGVKELTNKMQLKPEKITRDPHALLMQTRVADKYALANDMRRHFNHEMEISSWGGPMNILEFSPKGVHKAYALKNLLKTLNLSRDDLIAFGDEHNDRQMLAFASVGYAMKNASEVLLPYADKMTQFDNDHDGVAKELKKLFL; this is translated from the coding sequence ATGATTAAAAAAATGATTGCCATTGATTTAGATGGTACGCTTCTCAAAAGTGACGGAACACTTTCCGATTACACTGTCGCTATTATTAAAAAAATTCAAGAGCAAGGACACTTGGTTATCATTACGACTGGCCGGCCCTACCGTATGGCTTTGGAATTTTATAAAATTCTAGGATTAAAAACACCAATGATTAATTTCAATGGTTCTTTGATTCACATTCCTGAGAAAAAATGGGCTGGTGAACACAAGGTTCGGATTGACCGAAGGTATCTTTTTGACGTTTTAAAGAATGAAAAGGCCTTTGAAGCAGACTTTATTGCCAGTGAATACCGCAAAAAATTTTACTTGACACTTGATCACCGTCATGCCATTAAACCAGAGATCTTTGGTGTTAAAGAATTGACAAATAAGATGCAGCTTAAACCTGAAAAGATTACACGGGATCCCCATGCCCTTCTTATGCAGACCCGAGTTGCTGATAAATATGCTCTAGCTAATGATATGCGTCGCCATTTCAATCATGAAATGGAAATCAGCAGCTGGGGTGGCCCTATGAATATCCTTGAATTTTCACCCAAAGGAGTTCACAAAGCTTATGCACTAAAAAATCTGCTCAAAACGCTCAATCTTTCTCGAGATGATTTAATAGCCTTTGGTGATGAACATAACGATCGGCAAATGTTAGCCTTTGCTTCTGTCGGCTATGCCATGAAAAATGCCAGTGAAGTACTATTACCTTATGCTGATAAAATGACACAATTTGACAATGATCACGATGGCGTGGCTAAAG
- a CDS encoding YlxQ-related RNA-binding protein produces MNNFKKLSNLLGLAQRAGRVISGEELVVKAIQTGQAQLIFLAKDAGSNLTKKVTDKSNYYNIEVSTVFSALELSTAIGRNRKVLAIADTGFSKKMRTFME; encoded by the coding sequence TTGAATAATTTTAAAAAGTTATCAAACTTATTAGGTTTGGCCCAGAGAGCAGGACGTGTTATTTCAGGTGAAGAATTAGTTGTTAAAGCTATTCAAACTGGACAGGCACAACTCATCTTTTTAGCCAAGGATGCTGGATCTAATCTGACTAAAAAAGTAACGGATAAAAGTAACTATTATAATATAGAAGTCTCCACAGTGTTTTCAGCACTGGAATTAAGTACCGCTATTGGCAGAAACAGAAAAGTTCTTGCTATTGCGGATACTGGATTTTCAAAGAAAATGAGGACCTTTATGGAATAA
- the rnpM gene encoding RNase P modulator RnpM: MAKTRKIPLRKSLVSGEIIDKRDLLRIVKTKEGEVFIDPTGKKNGRGAYIKLANEEALEAKKRRVFNRSFSMEIPESFYDELIAFVDHKVKRRELGLE; the protein is encoded by the coding sequence ATGGCAAAGACAAGAAAAATACCTTTAAGAAAATCTCTTGTTTCAGGTGAAATTATTGATAAACGTGATTTGCTTCGGATTGTTAAAACCAAGGAGGGTGAAGTTTTTATTGATCCTACTGGTAAGAAAAATGGGCGAGGAGCTTACATTAAACTTGCTAACGAAGAAGCTTTGGAAGCTAAAAAAAGAAGGGTCTTTAATCGCAGTTTTTCTATGGAAATTCCTGAAAGCTTTTATGATGAATTAATTGCTTTTGTTGATCATAAGGTTAAAAGAAGAGAGTTAGGTCTTGAATAA
- the nusA gene encoding transcription termination factor NusA: protein MSQEMLEAFRILEEEKHINKDDIIDAVKESLKSAYKRRYGQAESAEIEFDEKSGDFQVFTVREVVEEVFDSRLEISLKDALAISTAYELGDKIRFEESPKEFGRVAAQSAKQTIMEKMRRQMREVTFNEYKEHEREIMTGTVERFDNRFIYVNLGTIEAQLSRQDQVPGETFASHDRIEVYVYKVENNPKGVNVFVSRSHPEFIKRIMEQEIPEVFDGTVEIMSVAREAGDRTKVAVRSHNPNVDAIGTIVGRKGANIKKVTSKFHPKRFNQKTGLWVPMEENIDVIEWVDDPAEFIYNAVAPAEVDQVLFDEEDDKHATVVVPDNKLSLAIGRRGQNVRLAAHLTGYRIDIKSASEFEEMEAEWAAQDEAQEAAYEEAPAEEVSERSQEFAAEDAK, encoded by the coding sequence ATGAGCCAAGAAATGCTAGAAGCTTTCCGTATTTTGGAAGAGGAAAAACACATTAACAAAGATGATATTATTGATGCGGTTAAGGAATCATTAAAGTCAGCTTATAAACGTCGCTATGGACAGGCGGAAAGTGCTGAGATTGAATTTGACGAAAAGTCAGGAGACTTTCAAGTTTTTACTGTTCGTGAAGTTGTTGAAGAAGTTTTTGACAGCCGCCTTGAAATCAGCTTGAAGGATGCTCTTGCGATCAGCACAGCCTATGAACTTGGAGACAAAATTCGTTTTGAAGAGTCTCCGAAAGAATTTGGTCGTGTGGCTGCCCAGTCAGCTAAACAAACGATCATGGAAAAAATGCGCCGTCAAATGCGTGAAGTCACTTTTAATGAGTACAAAGAGCATGAAAGAGAAATCATGACAGGAACTGTTGAGCGTTTTGATAATCGCTTTATCTATGTTAATTTAGGAACGATAGAAGCGCAGCTGTCACGTCAGGATCAAGTTCCGGGTGAAACGTTTGCTTCTCATGATCGCATTGAAGTTTATGTTTATAAAGTAGAAAACAATCCTAAGGGCGTCAATGTCTTCGTTAGTCGCAGTCATCCTGAATTTATCAAGCGTATTATGGAACAAGAAATTCCTGAAGTTTTTGATGGCACTGTTGAAATTATGAGCGTGGCACGTGAAGCTGGTGATCGAACGAAGGTTGCGGTTCGCAGTCATAATCCTAATGTTGATGCTATTGGAACTATAGTTGGCCGCAAAGGTGCCAACATTAAGAAAGTGACCAGTAAATTCCATCCTAAACGCTTTAATCAAAAAACTGGACTTTGGGTTCCAATGGAAGAGAATATTGATGTTATTGAGTGGGTTGATGATCCAGCAGAATTCATTTATAATGCTGTTGCTCCTGCTGAGGTTGATCAAGTTCTCTTTGATGAAGAAGATGACAAACATGCAACAGTTGTTGTACCAGACAATAAGCTGTCACTTGCTATTGGCCGCCGTGGTCAAAATGTCCGTTTAGCCGCTCATTTGACTGGCTATCGTATTGATATTAAGTCTGCTAGTGAATTTGAAGAAATGGAAGCTGAGTGGGCAGCACAAGATGAAGCCCAAGAGGCTGCTTATGAAGAAGCTCCTGCTGAGGAAGTTTCTGAACGCTCTCAAGAATTTGCAGCAGAAGATGCAAAATAG
- the lytR gene encoding glycopolymer--peptidoglycan transferase LytR has protein sequence MKIGKKILIMLVTIFLTSVVALGVYATSIYNFSLGEFSKTFKDYGTGSGKDVIADEKPFSILLMGVDTGSSERTSKWEGNSDSMILVTVNPKTKKTTMTSLERDILVKLSGSKTNEQTGYDAKLNAAYAAGGAKMAIMTVQDMLDIKIDKYVQINMEGLVQLVDAVGGITVTNHFDFPISIEEHEPEFTASVEPGTHKINGEQALVYSRMRYDDPDGDYGRQKRQREVISKVLKKILALDSVSKYRKILSAVSKNMQTNIEISSSTIPKLLGYSDALKSIKTYQLKGEGTTIDGGSYQLVTSKELLKAQNRIKGQLGLKKSTAENLKTTASLYENFYGGDTSIYDSSSSASDYNSSGNYSGSSSDYGSGSSYGSGSNSTYGSNSSSGSSSDYSGQNSYNQGNYQQPAAGTGIGN, from the coding sequence ATGAAGATTGGTAAAAAAATTCTAATTATGCTGGTTACAATATTTCTCACAAGCGTGGTCGCTTTGGGAGTTTATGCAACGAGTATTTATAACTTTTCTTTAGGAGAATTTTCAAAAACTTTTAAAGATTATGGCACAGGTTCAGGTAAAGACGTTATTGCTGATGAAAAACCTTTTAGTATCCTCTTAATGGGAGTTGACACGGGCTCTTCCGAGAGGACTTCCAAATGGGAAGGTAACAGTGACTCCATGATTTTAGTAACTGTTAATCCCAAAACTAAAAAGACAACCATGACCAGTTTAGAACGGGATATCTTGGTTAAATTATCTGGATCTAAAACTAATGAACAGACTGGTTATGATGCCAAACTTAATGCAGCCTATGCTGCTGGAGGTGCTAAGATGGCTATTATGACGGTTCAGGATATGCTTGATATTAAGATTGATAAATATGTTCAAATTAATATGGAAGGGCTGGTTCAGTTAGTTGATGCTGTAGGTGGTATTACGGTAACCAATCATTTTGATTTTCCAATTTCAATTGAAGAACATGAGCCTGAATTCACAGCATCAGTTGAGCCCGGGACTCACAAGATCAATGGGGAGCAGGCCCTCGTTTATTCGCGAATGCGTTATGATGATCCAGATGGAGACTATGGACGTCAAAAGCGTCAACGTGAAGTCATCAGCAAGGTCTTAAAGAAAATTTTAGCTTTAGACAGTGTCAGCAAGTATCGTAAAATTTTATCAGCTGTCAGCAAGAATATGCAGACCAATATTGAAATTTCCAGCAGTACTATTCCTAAACTCTTGGGGTACAGCGATGCTCTCAAGAGTATTAAGACCTATCAGCTCAAGGGAGAAGGAACGACTATTGACGGCGGTTCTTATCAGCTAGTAACCAGCAAGGAATTGCTGAAAGCCCAAAATCGTATTAAAGGACAATTAGGACTGAAAAAATCAACTGCTGAAAATCTGAAAACAACGGCTAGCCTTTATGAGAATTTTTATGGAGGCGATACGAGTATTTATGACAGTAGCTCCAGTGCCTCAGATTATAATAGCAGCGGTAATTATTCTGGCTCAAGTTCAGATTATGGTTCTGGTTCTTCTTATGGCTCGGGTTCAAATTCTACTTATGGTTCCAATTCGAGTTCTGGTTCTTCCAGTGACTATTCTGGACAAAATAGTTATAATCAAGGGAATTACCAACAACCTGCTGCAGGAACGGGAATTGGTAATTAA